A part of Melittangium boletus DSM 14713 genomic DNA contains:
- a CDS encoding efflux RND transporter permease subunit yields MFDTLIAFSIRHRALVLLLTALLIGLGLNALRQLPIDAVPDVTNVQVQILTSSPGLGPVEVERFITVPVESALGGLPDTTEVRSLSRFGLSVVTVVFKDGMDIYFARQLVQERLTSARESIPPGYGTPELGPLSSGLGEIYQFEVKGEGVGPMELRGLLEWRISPRLRSVPGVVEVNAFGGELKTYEVQLDPAKLAAYGLSLQRVFEALEENNANAGGASIARGPEQVLIRGEGLVETLEDVADIVLATSPQGVPVLVRHVAEVRFAPQVRQGAVTRDGRGEAVTGIVMMRLGANSREVVERVKQAVEAIRPTLPPGVTIDTFYDRTDLVRKTLHTVAGNLIEGGLLVIVVLFLMLRNLRAGLIVASAIPLCMLCAFIGMRALGISGNLMSLGAIDFGLIVDGALIIVENAVRHLAQQAHALGRPLTREERDAAVYRAAVEIRGAAAFGEVIIAVVYLPLLTLSGVEGKMFHPMAITVLCALGGAFVLSLTLVPALASLFLPREPTERESVIVHGARRLYTPALAWCMARRKAVVGIATGLLAVSLGLVPMLGTEFIPRLDEGALALQAMRVPSVSLEESVRQTGLIETVLKRFPEVITVVSRTGRAEIATDPMGVEVSDIYVMLTPPEQWTTADDREGLIAAMQRALEREVPGNVFSYSQPIELRVSELLSGARSDVALKLYGEDMEELKRTGDRLAAALSRVPGAADVKAEQVAGLPVARVQIDRRAIARYGINVRQVLDAIETLGGKEVGTVLEGQKRYALQVRFAAAARENVEQLESLPITSPTGQLIPLSQLARVVVEEGPAQVSRENLQRRLTIEANVRGRDLGGFVREAQEVVDREVRLPPGYWLDWGGQFQNLESASRRLALVVPLTLFLILVLLYGTFNAVRPALLISLNVPFAVTGGLFALGVRGMPLSISAAVGFIALFGVAMLNGLVLVSAIRKARETGLSQAEAIQEAAQARLRPVLTTALVASLGFLPMAFATGAGAEVQKPLATVVIGGLLSSTLLTLLVLPTVYPWFDRGRP; encoded by the coding sequence ATGTTCGACACCCTCATCGCCTTCTCCATCCGCCACCGCGCCCTCGTCCTCCTGCTGACGGCGCTGCTCATCGGCCTCGGGCTGAACGCGCTGCGCCAGTTGCCCATCGACGCCGTGCCGGATGTGACCAACGTCCAGGTGCAGATCCTCACCTCGTCGCCGGGCCTGGGCCCGGTGGAGGTGGAGCGCTTCATCACCGTCCCCGTCGAGTCGGCCCTGGGCGGCCTGCCCGACACCACCGAGGTCCGCTCGCTCTCGCGCTTCGGCCTGTCCGTGGTCACCGTCGTCTTCAAGGACGGTATGGACATCTACTTCGCTCGCCAGCTCGTCCAGGAGCGCCTGACGTCCGCCCGCGAGAGCATCCCCCCGGGCTACGGCACTCCGGAATTGGGCCCCCTGTCCTCGGGTCTGGGGGAGATCTACCAGTTCGAGGTGAAGGGCGAGGGCGTCGGCCCCATGGAGCTGCGCGGGCTCCTCGAGTGGCGGATCTCCCCCCGGCTGCGCTCGGTGCCAGGCGTCGTCGAGGTCAACGCGTTCGGCGGGGAGCTGAAAACCTACGAGGTGCAGTTGGACCCCGCGAAGCTCGCTGCCTACGGCCTGTCGCTCCAGCGCGTCTTCGAGGCGCTCGAGGAGAACAACGCGAACGCGGGAGGCGCGTCCATCGCGCGGGGGCCGGAGCAGGTGCTCATCCGAGGCGAGGGCCTGGTGGAGACGCTGGAAGACGTGGCGGACATCGTCCTCGCCACATCACCCCAGGGAGTGCCCGTGCTCGTGCGCCATGTGGCGGAGGTGCGCTTCGCTCCCCAGGTCCGCCAGGGCGCCGTCACCCGGGACGGACGCGGCGAGGCCGTCACGGGCATCGTGATGATGCGCCTGGGCGCCAACTCGCGCGAGGTGGTGGAACGCGTGAAGCAGGCCGTGGAGGCCATCCGCCCCACCCTGCCTCCGGGCGTGACGATCGACACCTTCTATGACCGCACGGATCTGGTGCGCAAGACGCTCCACACCGTGGCGGGCAACCTCATCGAGGGCGGACTGCTGGTCATCGTCGTGCTCTTCCTGATGCTCCGCAACCTGCGCGCGGGCCTCATCGTGGCGAGCGCCATTCCCCTGTGCATGCTGTGCGCGTTCATCGGCATGCGGGCCCTGGGCATCTCCGGCAACCTGATGAGCCTGGGCGCCATCGACTTCGGCCTCATCGTGGATGGCGCGCTCATCATCGTGGAGAACGCGGTGAGGCACCTCGCCCAGCAAGCCCATGCGCTCGGGCGGCCCCTGACTCGGGAGGAGCGGGACGCGGCGGTGTACCGCGCGGCGGTGGAGATCCGCGGCGCGGCGGCCTTCGGCGAGGTCATCATCGCCGTGGTGTACCTGCCCCTGCTCACCCTGAGCGGCGTGGAGGGGAAGATGTTCCACCCCATGGCCATCACCGTGCTGTGCGCGTTGGGGGGAGCCTTCGTCCTCTCGCTCACGCTGGTGCCCGCGCTCGCCTCGCTGTTCCTGCCCCGCGAGCCCACGGAGCGGGAGAGCGTCATCGTGCACGGAGCGAGACGGCTCTACACCCCGGCGCTCGCCTGGTGCATGGCTCGACGAAAGGCGGTGGTGGGAATCGCCACGGGCCTGCTGGCCGTGAGTCTGGGGCTGGTACCGATGCTGGGCACGGAGTTCATCCCCCGGCTGGACGAGGGCGCGCTGGCGCTCCAGGCGATGCGGGTGCCGTCGGTGTCGCTGGAGGAGTCCGTGCGGCAGACGGGCCTCATCGAAACGGTGCTCAAGCGCTTCCCCGAGGTCATCACGGTCGTCTCGCGCACGGGGCGCGCGGAGATCGCCACGGACCCGATGGGCGTGGAGGTAAGCGACATCTACGTGATGCTCACGCCCCCCGAGCAGTGGACGACGGCGGATGACAGGGAAGGACTCATCGCCGCGATGCAACGCGCCCTGGAGCGCGAGGTGCCCGGCAATGTCTTCTCCTATTCGCAGCCCATCGAGCTGCGGGTGAGCGAGCTGCTGTCCGGAGCGCGCTCGGACGTGGCGCTCAAGCTGTATGGCGAGGACATGGAGGAACTCAAGCGGACGGGGGATCGGCTCGCGGCGGCGCTGTCGCGGGTGCCGGGCGCCGCGGACGTGAAGGCCGAACAGGTGGCGGGCCTGCCCGTGGCGCGGGTTCAAATCGACCGGAGGGCGATTGCCCGCTACGGCATCAACGTGCGCCAGGTGCTCGACGCCATCGAGACGCTGGGCGGCAAGGAAGTGGGCACCGTGCTGGAGGGACAGAAGCGCTACGCCCTCCAGGTGCGCTTCGCCGCCGCCGCGCGGGAGAACGTGGAACAGCTCGAGAGCCTGCCCATCACGAGCCCGACGGGACAACTCATTCCCCTGTCCCAGCTCGCGCGGGTGGTGGTGGAGGAGGGCCCGGCCCAGGTGAGCCGGGAAAACCTCCAGCGGCGGCTCACCATCGAGGCCAACGTGCGGGGACGAGACCTGGGCGGCTTCGTGCGAGAGGCCCAGGAGGTGGTGGACCGCGAGGTGCGCCTGCCTCCGGGCTACTGGCTGGACTGGGGCGGTCAGTTCCAGAACCTGGAATCAGCCTCGCGGCGGTTGGCGCTCGTGGTGCCGCTCACCCTCTTCCTCATCCTGGTGCTGCTCTACGGCACGTTCAACGCCGTGCGCCCGGCGCTGCTCATCTCGCTCAATGTCCCCTTCGCGGTAACGGGAGGGCTGTTCGCGCTGGGCGTGCGAGGCATGCCGCTGTCCATCTCCGCGGCGGTGGGCTTCATCGCCCTGTTCGGCGTGGCCATGCTCAACGGACTGGTGCTGGTGTCGGCCATCCGCAAGGCGCGGGAGACGGGCCTGTCCCAGGCCGAGGCCATCCAGGAGGCGGCGCAGGCTCGCCTGCGTCCCGTGCTCACCACGGCGCTGGTGGCCTCGCTGGGATTCCTTCCCATGGCGTTCGCGACCGGCGCGGGCGCCGAGGTGCAGAAGCCCCTGGCCACCGTCGTCATCGGCGGCCTGCTCAGCTCCACCCTCCTCACCCTCCTGGTGCTCCCCACCGTCTACCCGTGGTTCGACCGCGGGCGGCCCTAA
- a CDS encoding sigma-70 family RNA polymerase sigma factor yields MSSPGHEALVCAAREHERFLWGLCYRMTGVAADADELVQETFARALEEPPKRPELLRPWLTRVAMNLARDWLRRRKREHYVGPWLPSPVETGEEAVASVEAHLPGGGTTEGRYELLESVTFAFLLALEALTPRQRAVLILRDVFDYSVREVADCLRLSETNVKVTHHRARGAMAAYDRERCVPTRDLQERTRRALEGFLGALASGDVEAAEALLAEPVRALSDGGGETFAARVPVVGVKRVALFYRRVYALSGAADALEVRMLNGLPALVARWNAPPPGKPASLVLRVDIGEDGRVREVYSVQASRKLAGLPALA; encoded by the coding sequence ATGAGCTCCCCTGGCCACGAGGCGCTCGTGTGCGCGGCGCGGGAGCACGAGCGGTTCCTGTGGGGGCTGTGCTACCGGATGACGGGGGTGGCGGCGGACGCGGACGAGCTGGTGCAGGAGACCTTCGCGAGGGCGCTCGAGGAGCCGCCCAAGCGGCCCGAGTTGCTGCGCCCGTGGCTCACGCGCGTGGCGATGAACCTGGCGAGGGATTGGCTCCGGCGGCGCAAGCGGGAGCACTACGTGGGGCCCTGGCTGCCCTCTCCGGTGGAGACGGGGGAGGAGGCGGTGGCGTCGGTGGAGGCGCACCTGCCGGGAGGCGGAACGACGGAGGGCCGCTACGAGCTCTTGGAGAGCGTGACCTTCGCGTTCTTGCTGGCGCTCGAGGCGCTCACGCCGCGGCAGCGGGCGGTGCTGATCCTGCGCGATGTCTTCGACTATTCGGTGCGCGAGGTCGCCGACTGCTTGCGGTTGAGCGAGACGAACGTGAAGGTGACGCACCACCGGGCGCGGGGGGCGATGGCGGCGTATGACCGGGAGCGGTGTGTCCCGACGCGCGACCTCCAGGAGAGGACCCGGCGGGCGCTGGAGGGCTTCCTGGGAGCGTTGGCGTCGGGAGACGTGGAGGCGGCCGAGGCGCTGCTGGCCGAGCCCGTGCGGGCGTTGTCGGATGGAGGCGGCGAGACGTTCGCGGCGCGGGTGCCGGTGGTGGGCGTGAAGCGGGTGGCGCTCTTCTATCGGCGGGTGTACGCGCTGAGCGGTGCGGCGGACGCGCTGGAGGTGCGGATGCTCAATGGGCTGCCGGCGCTGGTGGCCCGCTGGAACGCGCCCCCTCCTGGTAAACCCGCGAGCCTGGTCCTTCGCGTGGACATCGGGGAGGACGGACGGGTGCGGGAGGTGTACTCGGTCCAGGCGAGCCGCAAGTTGGCGGGGCTGCCCGCCTTGGCTTAG
- a CDS encoding phytoene desaturase family protein, whose translation MKATDVVVVGGGLGGLAVAALLARGGRRVVLFEKARHLGGRAHTTSQEGYHFNLGPHALFLAGAAARVLARLGLELKGRGPRGEGGFALRRGRLHTLPTGAVSLLTTDLLGAAGKLEFARVLAGLNRVDASTLVGVSLEQWLRANVSRAEVRELVAMLFRASTYCADTELMGADAAVAQHQTVLARGVRYLDGGWIELVRGLTAVADAAGVQRVISARVESVTREEEGSGRSRVRGVRLADGTEWAAEAVVVAGGPGDVASLLPGDAVAAGWAARAVAVKAASLEVGLSRLPRPEALVAFGVDRPWYASVHSAWARLAPEGGALVHVAKYLGGRDTEASELELEGILDVLQPGWRMQVVTRRFLPGLTVMHALPTAAGLGARPRPVVEHVRGLAVVGDWVGPEGLLTDASLASAEAVALAWLGAREVRAA comes from the coding sequence ATGAAGGCGACGGACGTGGTGGTGGTGGGCGGAGGGCTGGGAGGACTGGCGGTGGCGGCGCTGCTGGCGCGCGGGGGCCGACGGGTGGTGCTGTTCGAGAAGGCCAGGCACCTGGGGGGTCGGGCACACACCACGTCCCAGGAGGGCTATCACTTCAACCTGGGGCCGCATGCGCTCTTCCTGGCGGGCGCGGCGGCGCGAGTGCTGGCGCGGTTGGGACTGGAGTTGAAGGGGCGCGGGCCGCGAGGCGAGGGCGGCTTCGCGCTGCGGCGAGGCCGGCTGCACACGCTGCCCACGGGAGCCGTGTCGCTGTTGACGACGGACCTGCTGGGCGCGGCGGGCAAGCTGGAGTTCGCCCGCGTGCTGGCGGGCTTGAATCGTGTGGACGCCTCGACGCTGGTGGGCGTCAGCCTGGAGCAGTGGCTTCGCGCGAACGTGTCGCGGGCGGAGGTCCGTGAGTTGGTGGCGATGCTCTTCCGGGCGTCGACATACTGCGCGGACACGGAGTTGATGGGCGCGGACGCGGCGGTGGCGCAGCACCAGACCGTCCTCGCGCGGGGGGTGCGCTATCTCGATGGCGGTTGGATCGAGCTGGTGCGCGGGCTGACGGCGGTGGCGGACGCGGCGGGGGTGCAGCGGGTGATCTCGGCGCGGGTGGAGTCGGTGACTCGGGAGGAGGAGGGGAGCGGGCGCTCGCGGGTCCGGGGCGTGCGGCTCGCGGACGGAACGGAGTGGGCGGCCGAGGCGGTGGTGGTGGCGGGAGGGCCCGGAGACGTGGCGTCGCTGCTGCCGGGGGACGCGGTGGCGGCGGGGTGGGCGGCGCGGGCGGTCGCGGTGAAAGCGGCCTCTCTGGAGGTGGGGCTGTCGCGGCTGCCAAGGCCCGAGGCGCTGGTGGCGTTCGGGGTGGATCGGCCGTGGTATGCGTCGGTGCACTCGGCCTGGGCGCGGCTGGCCCCGGAGGGGGGCGCGCTGGTGCACGTGGCGAAGTACCTCGGAGGACGCGACACGGAGGCGAGTGAGCTGGAGCTGGAGGGGATTCTCGACGTGTTGCAGCCGGGCTGGAGAATGCAGGTGGTGACGAGGCGCTTCCTGCCGGGGCTGACGGTGATGCACGCGCTGCCGACGGCGGCGGGCCTCGGGGCGCGTCCCCGGCCGGTGGTGGAGCACGTGCGAGGTCTGGCCGTGGTGGGGGATTGGGTGGGGCCCGAGGGATTGTTGACGGATGCCTCACTCGCGAGCGCCGAGGCGGTGGCCCTCGCGTGGCTGGGGGCCCGGGAGGTTCGCGCGGCATGA
- a CDS encoding DNA alkylation repair protein, translating into MGSQKVTSRLGQARTIQDELASAANPEKAAFFPRFFKTGPGQYAEGDVFLGVTVPEQRRIARRHKHLPLEQLRVLLRSEVHEHRLTGFIILVEKFEREDALGRDRLFAFCREHLAGVNNWDLVDLVAPRLMGVHLLAHPEHKSLLDEFVRSPVLWERRIAIMATFAFIRAGEFSDTLRLAEVLLQDPHDLIHKAVGWMLREVGKRELASEEAFLDRHAGRMPRTMLRYAIEKFPLERREHYMKAAPRRPKGIGEEPPPRLPPD; encoded by the coding sequence ATGGGCTCTCAAAAGGTTACAAGCCGTCTTGGCCAGGCCCGAACCATCCAGGACGAACTGGCGAGTGCGGCGAACCCGGAGAAGGCCGCCTTCTTCCCGAGGTTCTTCAAGACGGGCCCAGGACAATACGCGGAAGGAGACGTGTTCCTGGGGGTGACGGTGCCCGAGCAGCGGCGCATCGCCCGGCGCCACAAGCACCTGCCGCTGGAGCAACTGCGCGTGCTGCTGCGCAGTGAGGTCCACGAGCACCGGCTCACGGGATTCATCATCCTCGTGGAGAAATTCGAGCGGGAGGACGCGCTTGGACGCGACCGGCTCTTCGCCTTCTGCCGAGAGCACCTGGCGGGAGTGAACAACTGGGATCTGGTGGATCTGGTGGCGCCCCGGTTGATGGGGGTGCATCTGCTCGCACACCCCGAGCACAAGTCCTTGCTGGATGAATTCGTGCGCTCGCCCGTGCTGTGGGAGCGGCGCATCGCCATCATGGCGACCTTCGCGTTCATCCGCGCGGGCGAGTTCTCGGACACGCTGCGACTGGCGGAGGTGCTGCTCCAGGACCCTCACGATCTGATTCACAAGGCCGTGGGCTGGATGCTGCGCGAAGTGGGTAAGCGGGAACTGGCGAGCGAAGAGGCTTTTCTCGACCGCCACGCCGGGAGGATGCCCCGGACCATGTTGCGCTACGCCATCGAGAAGTTCCCGCTGGAACGCCGGGAGCACTACATGAAGGCGGCCCCGAGAAGGCCAAAAGGAATCGGGGAGGAGCCGCCCCCGCGGCTCCCCCCCGATTGA